In the genome of Bradyrhizobium arachidis, one region contains:
- a CDS encoding SET domain-containing protein yields the protein MPAIASSKAYRVGRSKTGLGLFATMPIKKGTRIIRYFGPILDSRIPAHDEIENKYLFELNGRWTIDGSVRKNLARYINHSCRPNAESDVRPRERKVFIRAIKNIEPGDEINYDYGTDYFKAYLKPIGCKCASCENKRKKLRAEARVERAKVKARTEAKAKKAPVKRAKKKKLNGHAFVKARARA from the coding sequence ATGCCAGCCATCGCTTCCAGCAAAGCTTATCGCGTCGGCCGTTCCAAGACCGGCCTTGGCCTCTTCGCCACCATGCCGATCAAGAAGGGCACCCGGATTATCCGCTATTTCGGGCCGATCCTGGACTCGCGCATTCCCGCGCATGACGAGATCGAGAACAAATATCTGTTCGAGCTCAACGGCCGCTGGACCATCGACGGCTCAGTGCGCAAGAATCTCGCACGCTACATCAACCATTCCTGCCGGCCCAACGCGGAGTCGGATGTCCGCCCGCGCGAGCGCAAGGTGTTCATCCGCGCCATCAAGAACATCGAGCCCGGCGACGAGATCAACTACGATTACGGTACCGACTATTTCAAGGCGTATCTGAAGCCGATCGGCTGCAAATGCGCCTCCTGCGAGAACAAGCGCAAGAAGCTGCGTGCCGAGGCGCGGGTCGAACGCGCCAAGGTGAAGGCGCGCACGGAAGCCAAGGCCAAGAAGGCGCCCGTCAAGCGCGCCAAAAAGAAGAAGCTGAACGGTCACGCGTTCGTCAAGGCCCGCGCGCGGGCATAG
- a CDS encoding DUF6321 domain-containing protein encodes MARSPRAPWKRPNPRKRAGKASKHLTPAQKSAAKTRARRAGRRYPNLVDNMRMAAKKTSKSSKAKTSAKKRSTRKSRKRTAKKTAKSSRKRKSPAREKDPRGGLTAAGRKAFARKQGAHLRPGVTKKESEMTPQEMRRKGSWAVRFYSRAKLPPLVDAQGQPTRHALSAHAWGEPVPRTVAAARRIAAKGERLLARYRRIKASA; translated from the coding sequence ATGGCAAGATCACCGCGCGCTCCCTGGAAACGCCCCAATCCGCGCAAGCGCGCGGGCAAGGCATCCAAGCACCTCACGCCCGCGCAGAAATCGGCGGCGAAGACGCGCGCCCGCCGCGCCGGCCGCCGCTATCCCAACCTCGTGGACAACATGCGCATGGCAGCGAAGAAGACTTCCAAATCCTCGAAGGCAAAGACGTCAGCGAAGAAAAGATCAACGAGGAAGAGCCGCAAGCGCACCGCGAAGAAGACGGCAAAGTCCTCGCGCAAGCGCAAGTCACCGGCGCGGGAAAAGGATCCGCGCGGCGGCCTGACCGCAGCCGGCCGCAAGGCTTTTGCGCGCAAGCAGGGCGCTCACTTGCGGCCCGGCGTCACCAAGAAGGAGTCCGAGATGACGCCGCAGGAGATGCGGCGCAAGGGCAGCTGGGCAGTTCGCTTCTACAGCCGCGCGAAATTGCCGCCGCTGGTCGATGCCCAGGGCCAGCCGACCCGACATGCGCTCTCGGCGCATGCCTGGGGCGAGCCCGTCCCGAGGACGGTTGCGGCGGCACGGCGCATCGCGGCAAAGGGCGAGCGTCTGCTCGCGCGCTATCGCCGCATCAAGGCCAGCGCTTGA
- a CDS encoding fumarate hydratase, with amino-acid sequence MNAPTAFPDPSKPVPPYKHTPLFPLGKDETPYKKISSEGVRVEKVLGKDMLVVSREALRALSEAAFGDINHYLRPGHLKQLRAILEDGEASPNDKFVALDFLKNANIAAGGVLPMCQDTGTAIIMGKKGCNVITDGDDEAALSEGARDAYLRRNLRYSQVAPLSMYEEKNTANNMPAQCEIYAEGDDAYKFMFMAKGGGSANKSFLFQATPSVLTKDRLLAFLKEKILTLGTAACPPYHLAIVIGGTSAELCMKTVKLASARYLDALPTHGSPDGNAFRDVEMEKEIHKMTQSLGVGAQFGGKYFCHDVRVIRMPRHGASLPIGLGVSCSADRQVLGKITKDGIYLEELEHNPAQYLPQVEQSLGGEVVKIDLDQPMKDILATFSKYPIKTRVSMTGTMIVARDSAHAKLRERLEKGEPLPDYFKNHPVYYAGPAKTPEGYASGAFGPTTAGRMDSFVDQFQAAGGSMVMVAKGNRAPAVREACKKYGGFYLGSIGGAAANLAEHCIKKVEVLEYPELGMEAIWRIEVVDFPAFIIIDDKGNDFFKELNLG; translated from the coding sequence ATGAACGCTCCCACCGCCTTCCCCGACCCGTCAAAGCCCGTTCCGCCCTACAAGCATACCCCGCTGTTTCCCCTGGGCAAGGACGAGACGCCCTACAAGAAGATTTCGTCCGAGGGTGTCAGGGTCGAGAAGGTTCTGGGCAAGGACATGCTGGTGGTGTCGCGCGAAGCGCTGCGGGCGCTGTCGGAGGCGGCTTTTGGCGACATCAATCACTATCTGCGCCCCGGCCATCTGAAGCAGCTTCGCGCGATCCTCGAAGACGGCGAGGCGAGCCCGAACGACAAGTTCGTCGCGCTGGACTTTTTGAAGAACGCCAACATCGCGGCCGGCGGCGTGCTGCCGATGTGCCAGGACACCGGCACCGCGATCATCATGGGCAAGAAGGGCTGCAACGTCATCACCGACGGCGACGACGAGGCCGCGCTGTCGGAAGGCGCGCGCGATGCTTACTTGCGCCGCAATCTGCGCTACTCGCAGGTGGCTCCGCTCTCGATGTACGAGGAGAAGAACACCGCCAACAACATGCCGGCGCAGTGCGAGATCTACGCCGAGGGTGACGACGCCTACAAGTTCATGTTCATGGCCAAGGGCGGCGGCTCCGCCAACAAGAGCTTCCTGTTCCAGGCGACGCCCTCGGTGCTGACCAAGGACCGGCTGCTCGCGTTCCTGAAGGAAAAGATCCTGACGCTCGGCACCGCCGCGTGCCCGCCTTATCACCTCGCCATCGTCATCGGCGGCACCTCTGCCGAGCTCTGCATGAAGACGGTGAAGCTCGCTTCCGCCCGCTATCTTGATGCGCTGCCAACCCACGGTTCGCCTGACGGCAACGCCTTCCGCGACGTCGAGATGGAGAAGGAAATCCACAAGATGACGCAAAGCCTGGGTGTGGGCGCGCAGTTCGGCGGAAAATATTTCTGCCACGACGTGCGCGTGATCCGCATGCCACGTCATGGCGCTTCGCTGCCGATCGGGCTTGGCGTGTCCTGCTCCGCCGACCGCCAGGTGCTGGGCAAGATCACCAAGGACGGCATCTATCTCGAGGAGCTCGAGCACAATCCGGCGCAGTATCTGCCGCAGGTCGAGCAGTCGCTCGGCGGCGAGGTCGTCAAGATCGACCTCGACCAGCCGATGAAGGACATCCTGGCGACGTTCTCGAAGTACCCGATCAAGACCCGCGTATCGATGACCGGCACCATGATCGTCGCGCGCGACTCTGCCCATGCCAAGCTGCGCGAGCGGCTGGAGAAGGGCGAGCCGCTGCCTGACTATTTCAAGAACCATCCGGTCTATTACGCCGGCCCCGCCAAGACGCCCGAGGGCTACGCCTCCGGCGCGTTCGGTCCGACCACTGCGGGCCGCATGGATTCTTTCGTCGACCAGTTCCAGGCTGCCGGCGGCTCGATGGTGATGGTCGCCAAGGGCAACCGTGCGCCGGCGGTGCGCGAGGCCTGCAAGAAGTATGGTGGCTTCTATCTCGGCTCGATCGGCGGTGCCGCGGCGAACCTCGCCGAGCACTGCATCAAGAAGGTCGAGGTGCTCGAATATCCCGAGCTCGGCATGGAAGCCATCTGGCGCATCGAAGTCGTCGACTTTCCGGCGTTCATCATCATCGATGACAAGGGGAACGACTTCTTCAAGGAATTGAATTTGGGCTGA
- a CDS encoding glutathione S-transferase, producing the protein MKYELYYWPEIQGRGEYVRLALEEAGAAYVDVARGPRGTSAMMKMMDADGGTPPFAPPFLKAGKLVIGQTANILLYLGSRHGLAPKTEAGQLWVHQLQLTITDLVVEIHDTHHPLGPSLYYEDARPAAKKRTADFWDERVPKYLGYFEQLLAGNGGTYVTGRRLTYVDLSLFQIVAGLRYAFPKRMKAFETDIPGLVGLHDRIAARPNIKAYLASERRIPFNEQGIFRRYRELDN; encoded by the coding sequence ATGAAATACGAGCTCTACTATTGGCCCGAGATCCAGGGCCGCGGCGAATATGTGCGGCTGGCGCTGGAGGAGGCAGGGGCCGCTTACGTCGACGTCGCGCGGGGGCCGCGCGGCACCAGTGCGATGATGAAGATGATGGACGCGGATGGCGGCACCCCGCCCTTTGCGCCGCCGTTCCTCAAAGCCGGCAAGCTCGTCATCGGCCAGACCGCGAACATCCTGCTCTATCTCGGCAGCCGCCACGGCCTCGCACCGAAGACGGAAGCAGGCCAGCTCTGGGTGCACCAGCTTCAGCTCACCATCACCGATCTCGTAGTCGAGATCCATGACACCCATCATCCGCTCGGACCTTCGCTATATTACGAGGACGCGCGGCCGGCCGCGAAGAAGCGCACCGCCGACTTCTGGGACGAGCGCGTGCCGAAATATCTCGGCTATTTCGAGCAGCTGCTCGCCGGCAATGGCGGCACTTACGTCACCGGCCGCCGGCTCACTTACGTCGATCTCTCGCTGTTCCAGATCGTCGCCGGGCTGCGCTACGCGTTTCCGAAGCGCATGAAGGCGTTCGAGACGGATATTCCGGGTCTCGTCGGCCTGCACGACCGGATCGCCGCGCGGCCGAACATCAAAGCCTATCTCGCAAGCGAGCGCCGCATTCCCTTCAACGAGCAGGGCATCTTCCGCCGCTATCGCGAGCTCGACAATTAG
- a CDS encoding TetR/AcrR family transcriptional regulator, giving the protein MAKSDTKGETARHPRAPGRTTSTAASRPARRPASAKTDTPYHHGALREALLQAAERVLERDGLGGLTLRAVAREAGVSHAAPTHHFGDLTGLLSELAAVGFRQFNAAMASSCEAAATPLERALARPKAYVAYAQAHPGMYGIMFRTERLDYSRPSLQEAAEASFAGLANAIGAMRQEQISGDALTLNQGAAIARAWSMVHGFTMLLLDGRLEDILERLPEGTTAERLLEAMLTAPITGKLPGP; this is encoded by the coding sequence ATGGCCAAGAGCGACACCAAGGGCGAAACAGCGCGTCACCCACGTGCCCCCGGACGAACAACCTCGACCGCGGCGTCGCGCCCGGCGCGCCGCCCAGCGAGTGCGAAGACCGATACGCCCTATCATCACGGCGCCCTGCGCGAGGCGCTGCTCCAGGCCGCCGAACGGGTGCTGGAGCGCGACGGGCTTGGCGGCCTGACGTTGCGGGCGGTGGCGCGCGAGGCCGGCGTCTCGCATGCCGCGCCGACGCATCATTTCGGCGATCTCACCGGTCTGCTCAGCGAGCTCGCGGCCGTCGGCTTCCGCCAGTTCAACGCGGCGATGGCCTCGTCCTGCGAGGCCGCCGCCACGCCGCTCGAGCGCGCGCTGGCGCGGCCGAAGGCCTATGTCGCCTATGCGCAGGCGCATCCCGGCATGTACGGCATCATGTTTCGCACCGAGCGGCTCGATTACTCCCGACCGTCGTTGCAAGAGGCGGCTGAGGCTTCGTTTGCCGGACTTGCCAATGCCATCGGCGCGATGCGCCAGGAGCAGATCAGCGGCGATGCGCTGACGTTGAACCAGGGCGCGGCGATCGCGCGCGCCTGGTCGATGGTGCACGGCTTCACCATGCTGCTGCTCGACGGGCGCCTCGAGGACATTCTGGAGCGTCTGCCCGAGGGCACGACGGCCGAACGGCTGCTCGAGGCAATGCTGACCGCGCCCATCACGGGCAAGCTGCCAGGGCCCTGA
- a CDS encoding methyltransferase family protein, translating to MIARLLLQNTIFTVAMGALLFACAGTLHWPSAWVFLVTSALLGPLCGWWLYRLDPALLAERLRPVIQRDQPPADKAFITVFIVAMLAWLVAMGLDRRLLASDVPLALQILGFVLFVLCMLFTMWVFRENSFAAPVVKLQAERAQRVISTGPYAHVRHPMYSGMVLFFAGLPLLLGSWWGLAMAPLFLALFAVRIGIEERTLREGLPGYADYAARVHYRLLPGVW from the coding sequence ATGATCGCCCGACTGCTGTTGCAGAACACGATCTTCACCGTCGCGATGGGCGCATTGCTGTTCGCTTGCGCCGGGACCTTGCACTGGCCTTCGGCCTGGGTGTTCCTCGTCACCTCTGCCTTGCTCGGCCCGCTCTGTGGCTGGTGGCTCTACCGGCTCGACCCGGCGCTGCTCGCCGAACGTCTGCGTCCGGTCATCCAGCGGGACCAGCCGCCCGCCGACAAGGCGTTCATCACAGTGTTCATCGTTGCGATGCTGGCCTGGCTGGTCGCGATGGGCCTCGACCGGCGGCTGCTTGCATCCGACGTACCGCTCGCCCTGCAGATCCTCGGCTTCGTGTTGTTCGTGCTCTGCATGCTGTTCACGATGTGGGTGTTCCGCGAGAACTCGTTCGCGGCGCCCGTGGTGAAGCTGCAAGCCGAGCGCGCACAGCGGGTGATCTCGACGGGTCCCTACGCTCATGTGCGCCATCCCATGTACAGCGGCATGGTCCTGTTCTTCGCGGGCCTCCCGCTGCTGCTTGGCTCGTGGTGGGGACTTGCGATGGCGCCCCTCTTCCTCGCGCTGTTTGCGGTCCGCATCGGAATCGAGGAGCGCACGCTGCGCGAGGGCTTGCCGGGCTATGCCGATTATGCGGCGCGAGTGCACTACCGTTTGCTGCCGGGCGTGTGGTGA
- a CDS encoding helix-turn-helix domain-containing protein, whose product MSAHASTAQAERSQPVHIGDHLREWRQRRRMSQLDLAGEAEISARHLSFVETGRAAPSRDMVLRLAERLDVPLRERNVLLVAAGFAPAFPQRPLEDPALKSARQAIDLVLKAHEPNPALAYDRHWNLVSANRMVAPLLEGITERLLGQPFNVLRLAFHPEGLAPRTVNLAEWCAHLLERLHRQCEATADPELIKLYHDLKSYPIPARSAPLSSDAVAIPFKLRHDGEILSFFSTTMVFGTPVDITLSELALETFFPADERTAERLKQMAAAMS is encoded by the coding sequence ATGAGCGCACACGCATCCACGGCACAGGCCGAACGCAGCCAGCCGGTCCATATCGGCGATCATTTGCGCGAATGGCGGCAGCGCCGCCGGATGAGCCAGCTCGATCTGGCGGGCGAGGCCGAAATCTCGGCGCGGCACTTGAGCTTCGTCGAGACCGGACGAGCCGCACCCTCGCGCGATATGGTGCTCAGACTCGCGGAGCGTCTCGATGTGCCCTTGCGCGAGCGCAACGTGCTGCTGGTCGCGGCCGGTTTCGCGCCCGCGTTCCCGCAGCGCCCGCTGGAGGATCCCGCCTTGAAATCAGCCCGCCAGGCGATCGACCTCGTCCTCAAGGCGCATGAGCCCAATCCGGCGCTGGCCTATGATCGGCACTGGAACCTGGTCTCCGCCAATCGCATGGTCGCGCCGCTGCTCGAGGGCATCACGGAGCGGCTGCTCGGCCAGCCCTTCAACGTGCTCCGGCTCGCCTTTCACCCGGAGGGGCTGGCGCCGCGCACCGTCAATCTCGCGGAATGGTGCGCGCATCTGCTCGAGCGGCTGCACCGTCAATGCGAGGCCACCGCCGATCCCGAGCTGATCAAGCTCTATCACGACCTCAAGAGCTATCCCATTCCAGCGCGCTCGGCGCCGTTGTCCAGCGACGCCGTCGCGATCCCCTTCAAGCTGCGCCATGATGGAGAGATACTAAGTTTCTTCTCCACCACCATGGTGTTCGGCACTCCCGTGGACATCACCCTGTCCGAGCTGGCGCTGGAGACGTTCTTCCCGGCGGATGAACGCACGGCCGAGCGGCTCAAGCAGATGGCCGCAGCCATGTCCTAG
- a CDS encoding SH3 domain-containing protein translates to MRALRLIAATILCVATLAARADDTEPAWRASALAMVPAGYVAGLAYRTEGSTGYLAVYPAPSNDPKTPASVFAARQVLVVTLTADATRAISAALKPRTEPAPDNDDADFAKLHADLAAKRASLPEGTEPCDLGAWSIDKDPSGLNVRAEPSVKARVLGTLPPPYRLKLGGAENTPDGGWLTEFRIVGFRDGWFLIEGARAPGKDYEDEKRYPRSAPKPYAGRGWVASNKVGANYANGATRMGGLFQAPFVDAKWMPAQHELGGPIDGDGGPKRLMACSGVWGLVESYDGVHGWWRALCSNQVTNCS, encoded by the coding sequence ATGCGTGCGCTCCGTCTCATCGCGGCAACGATCCTGTGCGTCGCGACACTGGCGGCGCGCGCGGATGACACCGAACCGGCGTGGCGTGCAAGCGCGCTCGCCATGGTGCCGGCGGGCTACGTCGCAGGCCTCGCCTACCGCACCGAAGGCTCGACCGGCTATCTCGCGGTCTATCCGGCGCCATCAAACGATCCGAAGACGCCGGCAAGCGTGTTCGCCGCGCGCCAAGTCCTCGTCGTCACGCTGACGGCGGACGCGACGCGCGCGATCTCGGCCGCGTTGAAGCCGCGCACCGAGCCGGCGCCCGACAACGACGACGCCGACTTCGCAAAACTGCACGCCGATCTCGCCGCAAAACGCGCCAGCCTGCCCGAAGGCACCGAGCCGTGCGATCTCGGCGCCTGGTCCATCGACAAGGACCCGAGCGGCCTCAACGTGCGGGCTGAACCTTCCGTGAAAGCACGCGTGCTCGGCACGCTGCCGCCGCCCTACCGGCTCAAGCTCGGCGGCGCCGAGAACACGCCCGACGGCGGCTGGCTCACCGAATTCCGCATCGTCGGCTTCAGGGACGGCTGGTTCCTGATCGAAGGCGCGAGGGCCCCGGGCAAGGACTACGAGGACGAGAAGCGATATCCGCGCAGCGCGCCAAAACCCTATGCGGGCCGCGGCTGGGTCGCGTCGAACAAGGTCGGCGCGAATTACGCCAATGGCGCCACGCGCATGGGCGGACTTTTCCAGGCGCCCTTCGTCGATGCCAAATGGATGCCAGCTCAGCACGAGCTTGGCGGCCCGATTGACGGCGACGGCGGACCGAAGCGGCTCATGGCGTGCAGCGGCGTCTGGGGCCTCGTCGAGAGCTACGACGGCGTCCACGGCTGGTGGCGCGCGCTGTGCTCCAACCAGGTCACGAATTGTAGTTAG
- a CDS encoding helix-turn-helix transcriptional regulator, whose protein sequence is MELNDKLLSLVTDIYDASLDDSRWTTTLGSIIDLAGGQSGGLVRIGAGGEAVISHAVGVEPTYIQSYIETYEPFDPSRGVLHAPVGQIQTIRDWIDVDEFWTTTFYNEWTRPQGLEDAANILLDKSADGISRLSIMKAGGPVDRRMYQVISYLTPHMQRAMLVRQKLQQQNELGTASARTLDALRTAVLLLDGNGHITHSNESARELLDGADVLRSVHGRLATSDLNADRVLRQALTGTAVGDRAMTSASISLHLTARDGSHYVGHLLPLTAGRRQMFGASYEACAVLFISKATIDTIVAPDLIRKLFKLTPTELRVFLAIVEIGGVPDVARSMGIAKTTIKTHLTRIFIKTGTKRQADLVRLIAAFTPPIKI, encoded by the coding sequence ATGGAACTGAATGACAAGCTGCTCTCGCTGGTGACGGACATCTACGATGCCTCGCTCGACGATTCCCGATGGACGACCACGCTTGGCAGCATCATCGATCTAGCGGGCGGCCAGAGCGGCGGTCTGGTCCGGATCGGGGCCGGCGGCGAGGCCGTGATCTCGCACGCCGTCGGCGTCGAGCCTACCTATATTCAGTCCTACATCGAAACCTACGAGCCATTCGATCCGTCGCGCGGCGTGCTCCACGCGCCGGTCGGCCAGATCCAGACGATCCGGGACTGGATCGATGTCGACGAATTCTGGACGACCACGTTCTACAACGAATGGACCCGGCCGCAGGGTCTCGAGGACGCCGCCAATATCCTGCTCGACAAGTCCGCCGACGGGATATCCCGCCTCTCGATCATGAAGGCCGGAGGTCCTGTCGATCGCAGGATGTACCAGGTGATCTCTTACCTCACGCCGCACATGCAGCGCGCGATGCTGGTCCGGCAGAAGCTCCAGCAGCAGAACGAACTCGGGACGGCGTCGGCCCGGACGCTCGACGCCCTGCGAACCGCCGTCCTGCTGCTCGATGGCAACGGCCATATCACCCATTCCAATGAAAGCGCGCGGGAGCTTCTCGATGGCGCCGACGTGCTTCGCTCGGTCCACGGCCGGCTCGCGACGTCCGACCTCAATGCCGATCGTGTGCTGCGCCAGGCGCTGACGGGGACCGCTGTCGGCGACCGCGCGATGACGAGCGCGAGCATCTCGCTGCATCTGACGGCCCGCGACGGCTCGCATTATGTCGGGCATCTCCTGCCGCTGACCGCCGGGCGCCGGCAAATGTTCGGGGCCAGCTATGAGGCCTGCGCCGTCCTGTTCATCAGCAAGGCAACGATCGATACGATCGTCGCGCCCGACCTCATCCGCAAGCTGTTCAAGCTGACGCCGACCGAGCTGCGCGTCTTCCTCGCCATCGTCGAAATCGGCGGGGTTCCTGACGTAGCCAGAAGCATGGGCATCGCCAAAACGACCATCAAGACCCATCTCACCCGGATCTTCATCAAGACCGGCACCAAACGGCAGGCGGATCTGGTTCGGCTCATCGCGGCCTTTACACCGCCCATCAAGATCTGA
- a CDS encoding inner membrane-spanning protein YciB has product MKDVFARLASDFLSAIIFLVIYLVTDNVILATSVAIAGAVAQVIYARIKGQQLNFMTYASVALVVVLGAVTLLTNDPRFMLAKPSIAHFAIGAIMLKRGWMLRYMPPIVTETVPEYVTAAGYAWAALMFAIGAGMIFVASTGDLKLWAFYITVVAGGAKILAFAVQYVVLRLIVTSRRRAAARA; this is encoded by the coding sequence ATGAAGGACGTATTCGCCCGCCTCGCCTCCGACTTCCTCTCCGCGATCATCTTCCTGGTCATCTATCTCGTCACCGACAACGTCATCCTGGCGACGTCGGTGGCGATTGCCGGCGCGGTCGCGCAGGTGATCTACGCCCGGATCAAGGGGCAGCAGTTGAACTTCATGACTTATGCGAGCGTCGCGCTCGTTGTCGTGCTGGGAGCCGTCACGCTTTTGACCAACGATCCCCGCTTCATGCTGGCAAAGCCCTCGATCGCGCATTTCGCGATCGGTGCCATCATGCTCAAGCGCGGCTGGATGCTGCGCTACATGCCGCCGATCGTCACCGAGACCGTCCCGGAATATGTGACGGCCGCAGGCTATGCGTGGGCGGCGCTGATGTTCGCGATCGGCGCCGGCATGATCTTCGTGGCTTCGACCGGCGATCTGAAGCTGTGGGCGTTCTACATCACAGTGGTCGCGGGCGGCGCCAAGATCCTGGCCTTTGCCGTGCAATATGTGGTTCTCAGGCTCATCGTCACCAGCCGCCGCCGCGCGGCTGCCCGCGCCTAA
- a CDS encoding carotenoid oxygenase family protein, with protein MQQDGIAERRHNLGPIPFEADAPFLKIVGELPRELNGTLYRNGPNPQFDSPGAHWFVGDGMLHAFHLENGRASYRNRWVRTPKWLAEHDAGRALFGGFGRKLPDAPANLTDGGVANTNVIFHAGKLLALEEAHLPTEIEPGTLATRGYHNYQGRVAGSFTAHPKVDPITGELVFFGYNAAGPLTPALSYGSIDPSGKATRFERFEAPYASMVHDFIVTANHVLFPILPITGSMERAMSGRPPYAWEPDKGAYVGVMKRSGTAKDIVWFRAEACYVFHVMNAWEEENRIIADVMQFEEAPLFPHPDGRPTDPEKSRARHCRWTFDLSGNTDRFQQTYLDDLTGEFPRIDDRRAGLKSRHGWYACANPKLPMFGALSGIVHVDGNGRRLGHYLLPTGDTISEPVFVERSQDAPEGDGWLLAVVWRARENRSDLAVFNASDIEVGPVALVQLGHRVPDGFHGNWVGAA; from the coding sequence GTGCAGCAGGACGGTATCGCCGAGCGCCGCCATAACCTCGGCCCGATTCCATTCGAGGCCGACGCCCCCTTCCTCAAGATCGTCGGCGAATTGCCGCGCGAGCTGAACGGCACGCTCTATCGCAACGGGCCCAATCCGCAGTTCGATTCCCCCGGTGCGCACTGGTTCGTCGGCGACGGCATGCTGCACGCCTTCCACCTCGAGAACGGCCGCGCCAGCTATCGCAACCGCTGGGTCCGCACGCCGAAATGGCTCGCCGAGCATGATGCCGGCCGCGCGCTGTTCGGCGGCTTCGGCCGCAAGCTGCCGGATGCCCCGGCAAACCTCACTGATGGCGGCGTCGCCAACACCAACGTCATCTTCCATGCCGGCAAGCTGCTTGCGCTGGAAGAAGCGCATCTGCCGACCGAGATCGAGCCGGGCACGCTCGCGACACGCGGCTATCACAACTACCAGGGCCGCGTCGCCGGCAGTTTCACCGCGCATCCGAAGGTCGATCCCATCACAGGCGAGCTCGTGTTCTTCGGCTACAACGCCGCGGGGCCGCTGACGCCTGCCCTCTCCTACGGATCGATCGATCCCTCCGGCAAGGCGACGCGCTTCGAACGGTTCGAGGCTCCCTATGCCAGCATGGTGCACGACTTCATCGTCACCGCGAACCATGTGCTGTTTCCGATCCTGCCCATCACCGGCAGCATGGAGCGCGCGATGAGCGGACGGCCGCCTTATGCGTGGGAGCCGGACAAGGGCGCCTATGTCGGCGTGATGAAGCGCAGCGGCACGGCGAAGGACATCGTCTGGTTCCGCGCTGAAGCCTGCTACGTCTTCCACGTCATGAACGCGTGGGAGGAGGAGAACCGCATCATCGCCGACGTCATGCAGTTCGAGGAAGCGCCGCTGTTTCCGCATCCCGACGGCCGGCCGACCGATCCGGAGAAATCGCGCGCCCGACACTGCCGCTGGACGTTCGATCTCTCAGGGAATACCGACCGCTTCCAGCAGACTTATCTCGACGATCTCACCGGCGAATTCCCGCGCATCGACGATCGCCGCGCCGGGTTGAAGAGCCGTCACGGCTGGTACGCCTGCGCCAATCCAAAACTGCCGATGTTCGGCGCGCTCTCGGGCATCGTCCATGTTGACGGCAACGGCCGGCGGCTCGGCCATTATCTGCTGCCCACCGGCGATACCATCTCCGAGCCGGTGTTCGTCGAACGCTCGCAAGATGCGCCCGAGGGCGACGGCTGGCTGCTCGCCGTGGTCTGGCGCGCGCGGGAGAACCGCAGCGACCTCGCGGTGTTCAACGCCTCCGATATCGAGGTCGGGCCCGTCGCACTGGTGCAGCTCGGCCACCGCGTGCCCGATGGCTTTCACGGCAACTGGGTGGGAGCGGCGTAG